The following coding sequences lie in one Desulfobacterales bacterium genomic window:
- a CDS encoding sulfite exporter TauE/SafE family protein produces the protein MEFLTFTFPISGIETYILIPPLVAFGISFFTSMGGISGAFLLLPFQMSVLGFTSPSVTSTNFLFNVTGTPGGVYRYARECRFVWPLALLIVAGIIPGVFIGYYLRITYLPNPIIFKFFVGCVLLFIAIKLLKEAFTGATIATAQNCSITDRVKAASIEIKTSHFDFKGTTYSFATTKLLGLALAVGIIGGVYGIGGGSIIAPFLITFFGLPVYAIAGAVLLGTFVSSLAGVTFYSLIPINGAVAAPDWLLGILFGVGGLLGMYLGARLQKYVPARWIKLLLGGVIAAVAFKYILQFLNI, from the coding sequence ATGGAATTTTTAACATTTACATTTCCGATTTCCGGAATTGAAACCTATATATTAATCCCACCGCTGGTGGCCTTCGGCATATCCTTTTTTACCTCCATGGGTGGCATCTCCGGGGCATTTTTGCTGCTGCCCTTTCAAATGAGTGTTCTGGGATTCACCTCTCCTTCGGTCACTTCCACCAACTTTTTGTTCAATGTCACTGGCACCCCTGGCGGCGTTTACCGTTACGCTCGCGAGTGCCGTTTTGTCTGGCCGCTGGCATTGTTGATTGTCGCCGGCATCATCCCCGGTGTTTTCATCGGCTATTACCTGCGCATCACCTATCTGCCGAACCCGATAATTTTCAAATTTTTCGTCGGCTGCGTGTTGCTGTTCATCGCTATAAAACTACTAAAAGAAGCATTTACCGGTGCAACTATTGCGACGGCCCAAAATTGCTCCATCACCGATCGGGTTAAAGCTGCATCGATTGAAATCAAAACCAGCCACTTTGATTTCAAGGGCACCACCTATTCATTTGCCACGACCAAACTGCTCGGTCTGGCCTTAGCAGTGGGCATCATCGGCGGGGTTTATGGTATCGGCGGCGGCTCGATTATTGCGCCGTTTTTAATTACGTTTTTTGGCCTGCCGGTGTATGCCATTGCCGGCGCAGTGTTGCTGGGAACCTTTGTTTCATCATTGGCCGGCGTAACCTTTTACAGCCTGATTCCCATCAATGGGGCGGTAGCGGCTCCAGACTGGTTGTTGGGGATTTTATTTGGTGTGGGCGGTTTACTGGGGATGTACCTGGGAGCCCGCTTACAAAAATATGTGCCTGCCCGCTGGATAAAGCTGCTGCTCGGAGGCGTGATTGCAGCTGTCGCCTTCAAATATATTCTACAGTTTTTAAATATCTAA
- a CDS encoding rhodanese-like domain-containing protein, with amino-acid sequence MRRKLILLMIAIFMLMVWLPVSLAKTSLPPQKQTVLGLYATAKEAYQMWHAGQNKIKILDVRTPEEYVFVGHPAMAYNIPLQLFNYQMAVQNKGPLMIANQNFMAEVSQKFTTSDTILVICRSGNRSAAAVNLMAAAGFKKAYSVTDGFEGDRVKDPASSMHGKRLKNGWKNSGLPWTDQLNAQLIWIPQRP; translated from the coding sequence ATGCGCAGAAAACTTATTCTTTTAATGATCGCCATATTCATGCTGATGGTTTGGCTGCCGGTATCGCTGGCAAAAACATCTTTACCGCCCCAGAAGCAGACCGTCCTCGGCCTTTACGCAACGGCCAAGGAAGCCTATCAAATGTGGCACGCCGGCCAGAACAAAATCAAAATTTTGGACGTCCGGACGCCGGAAGAATACGTTTTTGTCGGTCATCCCGCCATGGCATACAATATTCCCCTTCAATTGTTTAATTATCAGATGGCCGTGCAGAACAAAGGGCCGTTGATGATCGCCAATCAGAACTTTATGGCTGAAGTCAGCCAGAAATTCACAACCTCTGATACCATTCTGGTGATCTGCCGTTCCGGCAACCGCAGTGCCGCCGCCGTAAATCTTATGGCTGCGGCCGGTTTTAAGAAGGCCTATTCGGTGACCGATGGCTTCGAGGGCGATCGCGTTAAAGATCCTGCCAGCTCTATGCATGGCAAACGTTTGAAAAACGGCTGGAAAAATTCAGGCCTTCCCTGGACGGATCAGCTAAACGCTCAACTCATATGGATTCCCCAGCGTCCCTAA
- a CDS encoding LysR family transcriptional regulator — translation MSEFKLRSSQWIVDADNNIIIGEGRAKILEHIDQTGSMNQTAKLMKMSYKAVWSKIKATEKHMNACIVHTDRKEGSRLSQDGKNLLKKYKQLKAQCMSADDEIFSGIFRQTGR, via the coding sequence ATGTCAGAATTCAAATTAAGATCCAGCCAGTGGATTGTAGATGCCGACAACAATATCATTATTGGCGAAGGCCGCGCTAAGATATTAGAGCACATTGATCAGACGGGCTCAATGAATCAGACCGCCAAATTGATGAAAATGTCGTATAAAGCCGTCTGGAGCAAGATTAAAGCGACTGAGAAACACATGAATGCCTGCATCGTGCATACCGATCGCAAAGAGGGATCGCGCTTATCTCAGGATGGTAAAAACCTGCTAAAAAAGTACAAACAGTTAAAAGCGCAATGCATGTCGGCCGATGATGAAATTTTCAGCGGTATTTTCAGGCAAACAGGGAGATAA